In one window of Cytophagaceae bacterium ABcell3 DNA:
- a CDS encoding sigma-70 family RNA polymerase sigma factor, whose protein sequence is MRIIEENIPELIIKGADEKVIPLLYKKVLPAVEKHIVSKSGRKEDAFDVFQDALLLFYKQVVKKTYNPKYKVYGYVYRISINLWLNKIKRDKKIQLTDQLPDSKGEEQIEIKEELFALEEDNIIKAIFAEIGEKCIELLTHTIYYGMPYKEVMEKMGFPSIAAVKMQQKRCKEKLVKEIEKKPHLEDLLKGL, encoded by the coding sequence TTGCGCATAATAGAAGAAAATATTCCTGAATTGATAATAAAAGGAGCTGACGAAAAAGTCATTCCTTTGTTATACAAAAAGGTTCTTCCTGCTGTGGAAAAGCATATAGTTTCCAAGTCAGGCAGAAAAGAAGACGCCTTTGATGTCTTTCAGGATGCATTGCTTTTATTTTATAAGCAAGTGGTCAAAAAAACATATAATCCCAAATATAAAGTATACGGATATGTTTATCGAATAAGTATAAATCTTTGGCTAAACAAAATAAAAAGGGATAAAAAAATTCAATTAACAGACCAGTTGCCTGACTCTAAAGGAGAAGAACAAATAGAGATTAAAGAAGAACTATTTGCCCTTGAAGAAGATAATATTATAAAGGCTATTTTTGCGGAAATAGGTGAAAAATGTATTGAACTGCTTACGCATACTATTTATTATGGAATGCCTTACAAAGAAGTGATGGAAAAAATGGGGTTTCCTTCAATAGCAGCAGTAAAAATGCAGCAGAAAAGATGCAAGGAAAAGTTGGTGAAAGAAATTGAAAAAAAACCCCATCTTGAGGATTTATTAAAAGGCCTATGA
- a CDS encoding type IX secretion system membrane protein PorP/SprF, with protein sequence MFSLSLQAQDSDLYPDLFSSFIFNPSLINPGYVSDEGVLDLIGNYKQRTGPFSAIATYAFTATGYRRQDNGVVHTGRVFMFNEAEGPYISRPRAYLNYANRMPLAEDLFLSAGLALGFAGNTYSAPTVSGVGSSFVPDGHVGIMLSSSKFSGGVSAMQIFNTEASPLAGVLTYRRYFNLFFSAQHEFTPDWAVKGFLTYSHYRELDPASDVGFFLNYKDLISFGSSYRYLRGSAIFFSVNIPQAENNILLSFAYNSPLFSSRPLWQNSLEITLGYLFR encoded by the coding sequence GTGTTTTCACTGAGTCTTCAGGCGCAGGATTCCGATTTGTACCCTGATCTTTTTTCCTCGTTTATTTTTAACCCTTCGTTAATTAATCCTGGATACGTATCTGATGAAGGTGTGTTGGATTTAATTGGTAATTATAAACAGCGGACTGGCCCCTTTAGCGCTATTGCTACTTATGCTTTTACGGCTACGGGCTACCGTCGACAAGATAACGGGGTGGTGCATACCGGAAGGGTGTTTATGTTCAATGAGGCAGAGGGGCCTTATATTTCTAGGCCTCGGGCATATCTTAACTATGCCAACCGTATGCCTTTGGCGGAAGACTTGTTTCTTTCGGCAGGACTGGCTTTAGGTTTTGCCGGAAATACCTATTCGGCACCAACGGTTTCTGGTGTTGGCTCTTCTTTTGTCCCTGATGGGCATGTGGGTATAATGCTTAGCAGTTCAAAGTTTAGTGGCGGTGTATCTGCTATGCAGATTTTTAATACTGAAGCCTCTCCTTTGGCGGGAGTATTAACTTATAGAAGGTATTTTAATCTGTTTTTCTCTGCTCAGCACGAGTTTACACCAGATTGGGCTGTGAAGGGGTTTTTGACATACAGTCACTATCGAGAACTGGACCCGGCCTCAGATGTTGGTTTTTTTCTCAATTATAAAGATTTGATTTCTTTTGGTTCTTCTTATAGATATTTAAGAGGCTCGGCCATTTTCTTTTCTGTAAATATTCCACAGGCAGAGAACAACATCTTACTATCTTTTGCCTATAACAGTCCCTTGTTTTCTTCTCGACCACTTTGGCAAAATTCATTGGAGATTACTCTTGGGTACCTGTTTAGATAA
- a CDS encoding ACP phosphodiesterase — MNFLINLYLSENKKEKIIGNFLLQAIRKHDTTRYTPEIIESISFYKKINDYTESHPAFAKSLQRLHPKMQRKGNMLIKIFYDHFLASAWDEYSSLPLATYISDAYKAIVENQKVLPYKINHTLPELLASPYLRQIHTFGGLHPYLKDLTRLVKVNTINESALNDLMQHYPEFKNDFNEYFADLLSITKTEENSRVYQRIVA; from the coding sequence ATGAATTTTTTAATAAACCTCTATCTCTCTGAAAACAAAAAGGAAAAGATAATCGGCAACTTTTTATTGCAAGCCATTCGCAAACATGACACCACACGCTATACGCCGGAAATCATAGAAAGCATTTCCTTCTATAAAAAAATTAACGACTACACCGAATCGCACCCAGCTTTTGCAAAGAGCCTACAAAGGTTACACCCAAAAATGCAAAGAAAGGGAAATATGCTCATAAAAATATTCTACGACCATTTTTTAGCCTCGGCGTGGGACGAGTACTCTAGCTTACCTTTAGCCACATACATTTCAGATGCCTACAAAGCAATAGTAGAAAACCAAAAAGTACTGCCATACAAAATTAACCATACACTACCTGAGCTTTTAGCCTCTCCATATTTAAGGCAAATACACACATTCGGAGGCTTACACCCATACTTAAAAGACTTAACGCGTCTAGTAAAAGTAAATACGATCAACGAAAGTGCCCTAAATGACCTGATGCAGCATTACCCTGAGTTCAAAAATGACTTTAACGAATACTTTGCGGACCTTCTAAGCATTACCAAAACTGAAGAAAACAGTAGGGTTTACCAGAGAATAGTTGCTTGA
- a CDS encoding family 16 glycosylhydrolase → MKTAFVFFLAILSCHISSAQREKKYLGAEVRTFETFKYGKFEVRMRSCKGSGVVSSFFTFYDEPDFPQNWNEIDVEMLGRYDHEVQFNTIIGRHNMKEHRQTLDFNPHEDFHVYGFEWYPDSIVWFVDGVRVYAQSGDRIKKMNQPQKIMMNVWPPNIWAWSGVWDESILPVCAAYDYVKYSAYTPEKDEIFTHRWTEQFKDLDYGKWQKATHTFKENNAEFIPDNAVIQDGYLGSAEKLKFNICKKPALSARQAGFLLSSFQIRLSDPELC, encoded by the coding sequence ATGAAAACAGCCTTTGTTTTTTTCTTAGCCATTTTATCTTGTCATATTTCTTCTGCGCAAAGAGAAAAAAAATACCTGGGAGCAGAGGTCCGAACTTTTGAAACCTTTAAGTATGGAAAGTTTGAAGTTCGTATGAGGTCATGTAAAGGCAGCGGCGTAGTGTCATCCTTTTTTACCTTTTATGATGAACCCGACTTTCCCCAAAATTGGAATGAGATTGATGTAGAGATGCTTGGCCGGTATGATCATGAAGTGCAGTTTAATACTATCATCGGCCGCCACAATATGAAAGAGCACAGGCAAACCCTCGACTTTAATCCCCATGAAGATTTTCATGTATATGGTTTTGAGTGGTATCCAGACTCTATTGTGTGGTTTGTGGATGGTGTTCGTGTGTATGCCCAAAGTGGCGACCGCATCAAAAAGATGAATCAGCCACAGAAAATTATGATGAATGTATGGCCTCCCAATATTTGGGCCTGGAGCGGTGTTTGGGACGAATCAATACTTCCTGTTTGCGCTGCTTATGACTATGTTAAATATTCTGCTTATACTCCTGAAAAAGATGAAATATTTACGCATAGGTGGACGGAGCAATTTAAGGATCTTGACTATGGGAAGTGGCAAAAAGCGACACATACTTTTAAGGAAAACAATGCTGAGTTTATTCCTGACAATGCTGTCATTCAGGATGGTTACTTAGGGTCTGCTGAAAAACTCAAATTTAACATATGTAAAAAACCGGCCCTGAGCGCTCGCCAGGCCGGTTTTTTATTGTCATCCTTTCAAATACGTCTTTCAGACCCCGAATTATGTTAA
- a CDS encoding IS5 family transposase: MQKTPKRRAPRCEYSSPSQLSIIGFETPFHNQLDPNNRWVLLSNKIPWDELVNLYNKRNPPKKTGRPALNPRVLIGVVIIKHILNLDDRETVAQITENMYLQYFLGYSSYIKEPPFDPSLFVDIRKRLGQELINAMNERIHEFYMEKAPKKVDKTTKGKNDPPSFASGQESNKGEAIFDATACPQDIIYPTDLGLLNKAREITQQIIDELHCKNTQGKKPRTYRKIARKTYLKVAQNKNPSRKVIRKGIKAQLQYLRRNFKTIEKQLDSFEVFPLCHRTQRSYWVIQTLYEQQLGMFKNRGHHVADRIVSIHQPHVRPIVRGKSRAKTEFGAKIHLSMVDGFSFLDTVSWEAFNEGSHLVDYVEKYRKRFGFYPAKVLADKIYCTRENRKWLKGKGIKLAAKPLGRPSAKAVENHVSPGERNPVEGKFGQAKNSYGMNRIRARLKNTSQTWIASIILVLNLVKLTRQALYFLSFSAWHKSIFNIIRGLKDVFERMTIKNRPGERSGPVFYIC, from the coding sequence ATGCAGAAGACCCCTAAAAGGCGTGCACCACGCTGCGAATATTCAAGTCCCAGCCAGTTGTCAATTATTGGTTTCGAGACACCGTTTCATAATCAGCTTGACCCCAACAACCGGTGGGTTTTGCTCAGCAACAAAATTCCATGGGATGAACTTGTCAATCTCTACAACAAACGCAATCCTCCAAAAAAGACAGGGAGACCGGCGCTTAACCCTCGTGTGCTGATTGGAGTGGTGATCATCAAGCATATCCTCAACCTGGATGATCGTGAGACAGTTGCCCAGATTACCGAAAACATGTATCTGCAATACTTTCTGGGGTACAGTTCTTATATCAAGGAGCCTCCATTTGATCCATCTTTGTTTGTAGATATCAGAAAACGGTTGGGGCAGGAACTTATCAATGCGATGAATGAAAGGATCCATGAGTTTTACATGGAAAAAGCCCCAAAAAAAGTTGACAAAACTACGAAAGGAAAAAATGACCCTCCTTCCTTTGCCAGTGGGCAAGAGTCTAACAAAGGAGAGGCAATCTTTGACGCAACTGCCTGTCCTCAAGATATCATTTACCCAACCGATTTGGGGCTGCTGAACAAAGCAAGGGAAATCACCCAACAGATCATAGATGAGCTTCATTGTAAAAATACCCAGGGGAAGAAACCAAGGACTTACAGAAAAATAGCTCGTAAAACCTATCTGAAGGTGGCCCAGAACAAGAATCCATCAAGAAAAGTAATTCGCAAAGGGATAAAAGCCCAGCTCCAATACCTTAGAAGAAACTTCAAGACCATTGAAAAGCAGCTGGACAGCTTTGAGGTTTTTCCTTTGTGTCATCGTACACAGCGGTCATACTGGGTCATTCAGACACTTTATGAACAACAGCTTGGCATGTTTAAGAACCGGGGCCACCATGTAGCAGATCGGATTGTTAGTATCCATCAGCCTCATGTGCGACCTATTGTACGGGGAAAGTCACGAGCCAAAACTGAATTTGGAGCCAAGATCCACCTTAGCATGGTGGATGGTTTTTCCTTTCTGGACACTGTGTCCTGGGAGGCTTTTAACGAGGGCAGTCATCTTGTTGATTACGTTGAAAAATATCGGAAACGGTTTGGTTTTTATCCTGCCAAAGTACTGGCAGACAAAATTTACTGCACCCGTGAAAACCGGAAGTGGTTGAAGGGAAAAGGAATAAAACTGGCAGCCAAACCTTTGGGCAGGCCATCCGCAAAGGCAGTGGAAAACCACGTAAGTCCAGGAGAGAGGAATCCGGTTGAAGGAAAGTTTGGACAAGCAAAAAACAGCTATGGGATGAACCGTATCCGTGCCAGACTTAAGAATACCAGCCAAACGTGGATCGCCTCAATAATCCTGGTGCTCAACCTGGTCAAATTGACCAGGCAGGCACTCTATTTTCTGAGTTTTTCAGCATGGCATAAGTCAATTTTTAACATAATTCGGGGTCTGAAAGACGTATTTGAAAGGATGACAATAAAAAACCGGCCTGGCGAGCGCTCAGGGCCGGTTTTTTACATATGTTAA
- the radA gene encoding DNA repair protein RadA, whose product MSKSKVKTSFFCQSCGAQSAKWLGKCPSCNQWNTYVEELITKDEPKAWQSTSQQTAAKPKKISEIAYSPQSRLKTPDEELNRVLGGGIVPGSLVLLGGEPGIGKSTIMLQIALQLKGKKILYISGEESDQQIRMRAERLGETLSECYILAETSTQNVFKQAEILEPDLVVVDSIQTLNSAFIESAPGSISQIRECTAEIMKFAKETSTPVFLIGHITKEGMLAGPKVLEHMVDTVLQFEGDRHMSYRILRTTKNRFGSTSELGIYEMSGAGLRQVSNPSEILISQRSEQLSGVAIGATLEGNRPLLIEIQSLVSPASYGTPQRSSTGFDARRLNMLLAVLEKRCGIRVGTQDVFLNITGGIKTEDPAIDLAVCASIMSSYFDIVIPGHVCFAAEVGLGGEIRAVNRIENRISEASKLGFKEIYLSKFNVKELDKSRLSIKVHEVGKLDEVLRKLQR is encoded by the coding sequence ATGTCAAAGTCAAAAGTAAAGACTTCTTTTTTCTGTCAAAGCTGTGGTGCTCAATCTGCCAAATGGTTGGGCAAATGCCCATCTTGCAACCAGTGGAACACCTATGTAGAAGAGCTCATTACCAAAGATGAGCCTAAGGCTTGGCAAAGCACATCACAACAAACCGCAGCCAAGCCAAAAAAAATATCAGAAATAGCATACTCTCCCCAGTCCCGTCTAAAAACTCCGGATGAAGAGCTAAACCGTGTATTGGGGGGAGGAATTGTGCCAGGGTCTTTAGTTCTTTTAGGAGGAGAACCAGGTATTGGAAAATCCACCATTATGCTGCAAATAGCCTTACAGTTAAAAGGCAAGAAGATCCTTTACATTTCAGGAGAAGAAAGCGACCAACAAATCAGGATGCGGGCAGAAAGGTTAGGCGAAACATTGTCTGAATGCTACATTTTAGCAGAAACTTCTACCCAAAATGTGTTTAAACAAGCAGAAATCCTTGAGCCCGACTTGGTAGTAGTTGACTCTATTCAGACACTAAACTCTGCCTTCATAGAATCTGCACCCGGAAGCATTTCTCAGATCAGAGAATGTACGGCTGAAATAATGAAATTCGCCAAAGAGACATCCACGCCTGTATTTCTCATTGGGCATATTACCAAAGAAGGTATGTTGGCAGGCCCAAAAGTACTAGAACACATGGTAGATACGGTACTTCAGTTTGAAGGAGACCGCCACATGTCCTACCGGATACTTAGAACAACTAAAAATAGGTTTGGATCAACTTCAGAACTAGGGATTTATGAAATGTCAGGGGCTGGCTTAAGGCAGGTTTCCAATCCGTCAGAGATATTGATCTCACAGCGCAGCGAACAATTAAGCGGGGTAGCTATAGGGGCAACATTAGAAGGAAACCGCCCTCTTTTGATTGAAATACAGTCTCTGGTAAGCCCCGCGTCTTATGGGACTCCGCAAAGAAGCTCTACAGGGTTTGACGCAAGAAGGCTAAATATGCTTCTGGCCGTGCTTGAAAAGCGATGTGGGATAAGGGTTGGCACCCAAGATGTCTTTTTAAATATTACGGGAGGCATTAAAACAGAAGACCCCGCCATAGACCTGGCAGTATGCGCTTCTATTATGTCATCCTATTTTGACATAGTAATTCCTGGCCATGTATGCTTTGCAGCAGAAGTTGGCCTTGGAGGAGAAATCCGAGCGGTAAACAGAATTGAGAACCGGATATCAGAGGCCTCTAAACTTGGCTTCAAAGAAATATATCTTTCAAAATTTAATGTAAAGGAACTAGACAAAAGCAGACTTTCTATTAAAGTACACGAAGTCGGCAAGCTGGACGAAGTACTGAGAAAACTACAACGCTAA
- a CDS encoding cytochrome c oxidase assembly factor Coa1 family protein — MAKASGNNKIVYTVASRKRRFLALLIDHFTITFFIVAASFMFTEQGQFDNDNINKTYGTLTFIFSIGLLFYFAKDSLKGISFGKWVLGIMVRRENDPLLAPSTIKLFVRNLMIVLWPVELLVLAFSKEKKRIGDKLAGTIVLNNPDKSQKLPRIIAVAGVGSVFFIFTLFFTAHTMKGSDAYKLAVQEIESNEDIIQVVGSIEGYGMLPAGNISITNGLGEAELQIKVIGSKKVLNIQVVLEKEPNEDWKLLDIQIIDE, encoded by the coding sequence ATGGCAAAAGCTAGCGGTAATAATAAAATAGTTTATACAGTGGCAAGCAGAAAAAGACGTTTCCTTGCTTTGCTTATAGATCATTTTACCATTACATTTTTTATAGTGGCGGCTAGTTTCATGTTTACTGAACAAGGTCAGTTTGATAATGATAATATAAATAAAACGTATGGCACATTGACCTTTATATTCAGCATAGGCTTGCTGTTTTACTTTGCTAAAGATTCGCTAAAGGGCATAAGCTTTGGTAAGTGGGTCTTAGGCATTATGGTTAGGAGGGAAAACGACCCGCTCTTAGCTCCATCTACAATAAAGCTTTTTGTTAGGAATTTAATGATTGTTCTTTGGCCTGTGGAACTGCTGGTACTTGCTTTTAGTAAAGAGAAAAAAAGGATTGGTGACAAATTAGCAGGAACAATTGTATTGAATAACCCTGATAAATCTCAGAAGCTTCCCCGAATTATCGCTGTTGCGGGAGTTGGCAGTGTCTTTTTTATATTTACTTTATTTTTTACAGCTCATACAATGAAGGGGTCTGATGCATATAAGTTAGCTGTTCAAGAGATAGAATCTAATGAAGATATAATTCAAGTGGTTGGTAGTATAGAAGGCTATGGTATGTTGCCAGCTGGAAATATAAGCATTACGAATGGTTTAGGGGAAGCCGAGCTTCAAATAAAAGTGATCGGCAGCAAGAAAGTGCTAAATATACAAGTAGTACTTGAAAAGGAACCTAATGAAGATTGGAAGCTCTTGGATATTCAGATAATAGATGAATGA
- the metE gene encoding 5-methyltetrahydropteroyltriglutamate--homocysteine S-methyltransferase, whose product MITQNLGYPRIGSQRELKKACEQYWAGRDSQKNLLSTARNIRKQNWQTHKDAGIDLIPCNDFSFYDQVLDTCLMTGAIPSRYSPVLAEEKNTNELDLYFAMARGYQKNNLDITAMEMTKWFDTNYHYIVPEFVKDQEFSFFSEKVVHDFYEAKEFLGFTPKPVIIGPVSFLLLGKEKEDGFHRLDLLDRLLPVYEQALEKLAAMGAEYVQFDEPILVMNLSDRERAAIKKVYENFRKKFPQLKTILTTYFECTGDNLKTAAELPVCVLHLDLVRCPSQLDDILKTGFANKNTILSVGVVDGRNIWKNDYEKSLTFIKKAVDALGKDRVIIAPSCSLLHVPYDLDLEKNEAVLSAEVKNWMAFAKQKLHEVSDLRKLADPEFSGDKEALLNKNKKAIESRKNSELVHNKIVKQRVEKLSAADAQRKSRFGQRQLVQQEQFNLPLMPTTTIGSFPQTTDIRKLRASYKKKEISLEDYEAQLKEETKKAIKWQEDVGLDVLVHGEFERNDMVEYFGELLNGYVFTENGWVQSYGSRCVKPPIIYGDVERKAPMTVKWATYAQSLTDKPVKGMLTGPVTMLQWSFVRDDQPRKDTALQLALAIRDEVVDLENAGINIIQIDEPAFREGLPLRRENWENYLNWAVNAFKVASCGVKDETQIHTHMCYSEFNDIITSIADMDADVITIETSRSQMELLEAFTSFKYPNEIGPGVYDIHSPRVPAVEEMTFLLEKALDVLPSKNLWVNPDCGLKTRKWPETEAALKNMVKAAGKLREEIKAPANI is encoded by the coding sequence ATGATTACACAAAATCTCGGCTATCCACGAATCGGTAGCCAACGCGAACTCAAAAAAGCCTGCGAACAATATTGGGCAGGCCGTGACTCTCAAAAAAACTTGCTTAGCACAGCAAGAAACATCCGTAAACAGAATTGGCAAACGCATAAGGATGCAGGCATCGACCTAATCCCATGCAATGACTTTTCATTTTACGACCAGGTGCTGGATACTTGCCTTATGACAGGCGCCATTCCATCTAGGTATTCACCAGTGCTTGCAGAAGAGAAAAATACCAATGAGCTGGACCTCTACTTTGCTATGGCACGGGGTTACCAGAAAAACAACCTGGATATCACGGCCATGGAAATGACCAAGTGGTTTGATACAAACTACCACTACATCGTCCCTGAGTTTGTGAAAGACCAAGAGTTCAGCTTCTTTTCAGAAAAAGTGGTCCATGACTTTTATGAAGCTAAAGAATTCTTAGGCTTTACGCCAAAGCCTGTCATCATTGGACCTGTTTCATTCCTACTGCTAGGGAAAGAGAAAGAAGATGGTTTCCATAGACTCGACCTTTTAGACAGGCTGCTTCCTGTATATGAACAAGCTCTAGAAAAATTAGCAGCTATGGGAGCTGAGTATGTTCAGTTTGACGAGCCGATATTGGTAATGAACCTATCTGACCGTGAAAGAGCGGCGATTAAAAAGGTGTATGAGAACTTTAGGAAAAAGTTTCCACAACTAAAAACCATACTTACTACTTACTTTGAGTGCACCGGAGACAATTTGAAGACCGCTGCAGAACTACCAGTTTGTGTCTTGCACCTAGACCTTGTTCGCTGCCCTTCACAACTTGATGATATTCTGAAAACAGGTTTTGCCAATAAAAATACCATACTTTCTGTAGGTGTAGTTGATGGAAGAAATATCTGGAAGAATGATTATGAAAAATCACTCACCTTTATAAAAAAGGCTGTTGATGCATTAGGAAAAGACAGGGTAATTATTGCGCCATCTTGCTCCTTATTGCATGTTCCTTATGACCTTGATCTTGAAAAAAATGAGGCCGTTCTTTCTGCCGAGGTAAAGAACTGGATGGCTTTTGCCAAACAAAAACTCCATGAAGTATCCGATCTTAGGAAACTGGCAGACCCAGAGTTTTCCGGCGATAAGGAAGCTTTACTAAATAAAAACAAAAAAGCCATAGAGAGCAGAAAGAACTCTGAACTTGTACATAATAAGATAGTCAAGCAAAGGGTCGAAAAGTTATCTGCTGCAGACGCACAAAGAAAAAGCCGGTTTGGCCAAAGGCAGCTTGTGCAACAGGAGCAGTTTAACCTGCCACTTATGCCTACTACAACTATTGGCTCTTTTCCTCAAACAACAGATATAAGAAAACTGCGCGCTTCTTATAAGAAAAAAGAGATTTCTTTAGAAGATTATGAAGCTCAGCTGAAGGAAGAGACTAAAAAAGCCATCAAATGGCAAGAAGATGTAGGCCTTGATGTGCTAGTTCATGGGGAGTTTGAGCGGAATGATATGGTAGAGTATTTTGGAGAACTGCTCAATGGCTATGTATTTACTGAAAACGGATGGGTTCAAAGCTATGGATCTAGGTGCGTGAAGCCTCCTATTATTTATGGAGATGTGGAAAGAAAAGCTCCAATGACCGTAAAATGGGCAACATATGCACAGTCACTGACCGACAAGCCCGTAAAAGGAATGTTAACTGGGCCTGTCACTATGCTACAATGGTCTTTTGTAAGAGATGACCAACCGCGCAAAGACACCGCCCTACAGCTAGCATTAGCCATACGCGACGAGGTGGTTGACCTAGAAAATGCAGGTATCAATATTATTCAAATTGACGAGCCGGCGTTCCGTGAAGGATTACCTCTAAGAAGAGAAAATTGGGAAAACTACTTAAATTGGGCAGTAAATGCCTTTAAAGTCGCTTCTTGTGGCGTGAAAGATGAAACTCAGATTCATACACACATGTGCTACTCTGAATTTAATGATATTATAACCAGCATTGCAGACATGGATGCGGATGTGATTACCATTGAAACATCTAGATCACAAATGGAGTTACTAGAAGCATTTACAAGCTTTAAGTACCCTAATGAAATTGGCCCAGGGGTTTATGATATCCATAGTCCAAGGGTGCCTGCTGTGGAAGAAATGACCTTTTTGTTAGAGAAGGCACTTGATGTTCTTCCGTCAAAAAACCTCTGGGTTAACCCAGATTGTGGACTAAAGACTAGAAAATGGCCGGAAACCGAAGCGGCATTAAAGAATATGGTTAAAGCGGCAGGAAAGCTTCGTGAAGAAATTAAAGCCCCTGCCAATATATAG
- a CDS encoding DUF1802 family protein: MLAFKEWSFIVNALGSGKQNLIIRKGGIHEDEFVVQGKKFLLFPTIFHQAPEMIKPDWLPALDGYAYNKSDNTVKICYMAEIADSKVVEDIEVLNKLSPYHAWKDEVIQERYERGEKMVHLLIVQVHKLKEPITVDMLAEYGGCKSWIDIPVASEPESEPVINPNIR; this comes from the coding sequence ATGTTAGCATTTAAAGAATGGTCTTTTATCGTAAATGCTTTAGGCAGTGGTAAACAAAATCTTATTATTAGGAAAGGAGGTATTCACGAGGATGAATTTGTTGTTCAAGGAAAAAAGTTTCTTTTGTTCCCAACGATATTTCATCAAGCTCCGGAAATGATCAAGCCAGATTGGCTTCCAGCTTTAGATGGGTACGCCTATAACAAATCTGATAATACAGTTAAGATCTGCTATATGGCCGAAATCGCTGACAGTAAAGTGGTAGAGGACATTGAGGTTTTAAATAAGCTAAGCCCTTACCATGCCTGGAAGGATGAGGTAATACAGGAAAGGTATGAAAGAGGGGAGAAAATGGTGCATCTATTAATTGTACAGGTGCATAAGCTTAAAGAGCCGATTACTGTGGATATGTTAGCTGAGTATGGTGGCTGTAAAAGCTGGATTGATATACCTGTTGCAAGTGAACCAGAAAGCGAGCCTGTTATTAACCCTAATATTCGGTAG